One window of Drosophila busckii strain San Diego stock center, stock number 13000-0081.31 chromosome 3L, ASM1175060v1, whole genome shotgun sequence genomic DNA carries:
- the LOC108598232 gene encoding uncharacterized protein LOC108598232, producing MMMLSEDIELDRALDLCKLIQKDLSYCVGIVKRLDNKYNEPYRYAINMKPFDVDSAAKPPSVVSFPRFSFIRTMSMPRGSRSGGGGGGDRVEGRSSHELNMVFVDLKSKCIKLRRDLEATAAQAQRLAVLSLRQDRVQHRMLKDAQSSETFVCKHWGNNAPQRVSSYRRLPPPPRKD from the coding sequence ATGATGATGCTAAGTGAAGATATCGAACTCGATCGTGCGCTGGACCTTTGCAAGCTTATACAAAAGGATCTATCCTATTGTGTGGGCATAGTGAAGCGCCTGGATAACAAATACAATGAGCCATATCGTTATGCCATCAATATGAAGCCATTCGATGTGGATTCAGCAGCCAAACCGCCCAGTGTGGTGAGCTTTCCACGCTTTAGTTTCATACGCACCATGAGCATGCCCAGGGGCAgtcgcagcggcggcggcggcggcggcgatcGAGTCGAAGGACGCAGCTCGCATGAGCTTAATATGGTATTTGTTGATTTGAAAAGTAAATGCATCAAGTTGCGGCGCGACTTggaggcaacagcagcgcaggcgCAGCGTTTGGCCGTCTTAAGCTTGCGGCAAGATCGAGTGCAACATCGCATGTTGAAAGATGCACAAAGCTCGGAAACATTTGTCTGCAAGCATTGGGGCAACAATGCGCCGCAGCGTGTCTCCAGCTACAGACGcttgccaccaccaccaagaAAAGACTAA
- the LOC108600178 gene encoding protein PIH1D3: MSLFDNPEQLRQLQNLLYPSRRRRGGVDAGSSSSEDEGESLVVQHKQTPGSIGPQDKQKKKQKVNLLATPLQQEAAAKPPPTLEEWHEQQQREDADALDQRKCPEYTMTYRQAVGTEDVFLQMGQRTGASSSCEDLVLEICLPDEQMSADKMNLTLNERDLDLGTALYRLKMPLPHPVDVDRCEAKYDSELRKLRLTLRLRRELDYVNF, encoded by the exons ATGTCGTTGTTTGACAATCCTGAGCAGCTGCGACAGCTGCAGAATTTGTTGTATCCCAGCCGCAGGCGTCGCGGTGGCGTcgacgctggcagcagcagcagtgaggATGAGGGCGAATCCTTGGTGGTTCAGCATAAGCAGA CACCGGGCAGCATTGGACCGCAAGacaagcagaagaagaagcagaaggtAAATCTGCTGGCCACGCCGCTgcagcaagaagcagcagcgaagccGCCGCCAACGCTGGAGGAAtggcatgagcagcagcagcgcgaggATGCGGACGCTTTGGACCAGCGCAAGTGTCCCGAATATACAATGACCTATCGCCAGGCTGTGGGCACTGAGGATGTTTTCTTGCAG atGGGTCAACGCACGGGCGCGTCGTCCAGCTGTGAGGATCTGGTGCTGGAGATATGTTTGCCCGATGAGCAAATGTCGGCGGACAAGATGAATCTGACGCTCAATGAGCGAGACTTGGATTTGGGCACAGCTTTGTATAGACTTAAGATGCCGCTGCCACATCCAGTGGATGTGGATCGCTGTGAGGCGAAATACGACAGCGAATTGAGAAAATTGCGCTTGACGTTGAGACTGCGTCGCGAATTGGATTATGTGAATTTTTAA
- the LOC108598534 gene encoding venom protease has product MLLIHLHHWPLALAIASCIVAASTPTKTTATTTAATAAASSIPGKYQAYGSQHQPKKLRLTGAGAGGNDTVNKPVYRQNPIKNWFGVFNRNNSPTAHNQTAPTCSCRCGERNDESRIVGGTTTGVSEYPWMARLSYFNRFYCGGTLINDRYVLTAAHCVKGFMWFMIKVTFGEHDRCNDKERPETRFVLRAFSQKFSFSNFDNDIALLRLNDRVPITSFIRPICLPRVEQRNDLFVGTRAIATGWGTLKEDGKPSCLLQEVEVPVLDNDECVAQTNYTQKMITKNMMCSGYPGVGGRDSCQGDSGGPLVRLRPDDKRFEQIGIVSWGNGCARPNYPGVYTRVTKYLDWIVENSRDGCFCDEDY; this is encoded by the exons atgcTGCTGATCCACTTACATCACTGGCCATTAGCGTTGGCTATCGCTTCCTGCATTGTTGCCGCCTCAACACCAActaaaacaacagcaacaacaacagcagcgacagcagcagcatcctcCATACCAGGCAAATATCAAGCCTATGGCAGTCAACATCAGCCCAAGAAACTGCGACtgactggagctggagctggtggGAACGACACTGTCAATAAACCAGTATACCGACAAAATCCGATCAAGAATTGGTTTGGTGTCTTTAATCGCAATAATTCGCCGACAGCTCATAACCAAACAGCGCCGACATGTTCCTGCAG ATGCGGCGAGCGCAATGACGAGTCTCGCATTGTTGGTGGCACCACCACGGGCGTCAGCGAGTATCCCTGGATGGCTCGGCTGAGCTACTTCAATCGCTTCTACTGCGGCGGCACGCTGATCAACGATCGCTACGTGCTGACGGCGGCGCATTGCGTCAAAGGCTTCATGTGGTTCATGATCAAGGTGACCTTCGGTGAGCACGATCGCTGCAACGACAAGGAGCGTCCCGAGACGCGCTTTGTGCTGCGCGCCTTTAGCCAAAAGTTCAGCTTCTCCAACTTTGACAACGACAttgcgctgctgcgtctgaACGATCGCGTGCCCATCACCAGCTTCATACGTCCGATTTGTCTGCCGCGTGTGGAGCAGCGCAACGATTTGTTTGTGGGCACACGCGCCATTGCCACAGGCTGGGGCACGCTCAAAGAGGATGGCAAACCGAGCTGCCTGCTGCAAGAAGTGGAGGTGCCAGTGCTGGACAACGACGAGTGCGTGGCCCAGACGAACTACACAcagaaaatgattacaaagaACATGATGTGCTCCGGCTATCCCGGCGTGGGTGGTCGCGACAGCTGCCAGGGCGACTCGGGTGGTCCGCTGGTGCGTCTGCGTCCCGACGACAAGCGCTTCGAGCAGATCGGCATCGTCTCCTGGGGCAATGGCTGTGCGCGTCCCAATTATCCTGGTGTCTACACCAGAGTGACCAAATATCTGGACTGGATTGTGGAGAACTCGCGGGATGGCTGCTTCTGCGACGAGGACTACTAA
- the LOC108599026 gene encoding peritrophin-48-like, producing the protein MKLLLLLMTTIFAANAQNLYERCAGKQLEMLAHPTEQSKFIICVNEVPEVRECAKETVEGRNDTISCFDAAARKCSADACAPTNPSDSIKSQCASLEHLATIPEQDCVHYWICLGSLSEPIYASCPSGQHYSRSEQQCISAPLAKCMPDKNLCANNANRTFAAEQCYQYYVCLHDQQLVQRTCDYGHAYSQAANACVADRNCIADDLKPDCADASNNNKYFALQQCDRFYFCAKLQLHEGICGKGFVFDAASSTCQPGVC; encoded by the exons ATGAAAT tgctgctgctgttgatgacaacaatatttgcagcaaacgCTCAAAATTTATACGAg CGCTGCGCTGGCAAACAATTGGAGATGCTAGCGCATCCCACTGAGCAAAGCAAGTTTATTATATGTGTGAATGAAGTGCCAGAAGTGCGAGAATGTGCCAAGGAGACAGTCGAAGGACGAAATGACACGATTAGCTGCTTTGATGCTGCAGCGCGCAAATGCAGCGCAGACGCTTGTGCGCCAACTAATCCCAGCGACAGCATTAAAAGCCAATGCGCCAGCTTGGAGCATCTAGCAACTATACCTGAGCAGGACTGTGTGCACTATTGGATTTGCTTGGGCAGCTTAAGCGAACCCATCTATGCTAGCTGCCCCAGTGGTCAGCACTACTCGCGCTCCGAGCAGCAGTGCATATCAGCGCCTTTGGCCAAGTGCATGCCCGATAAGAATTTATGCGCTAATAATGCAAATCGTACCTTTGCTGCTGAGCAGTGCTATCAATATTATGTTTGCCTGCATGATCAGCAGCTAGTGCAGCGCACTTGCGACTATGGCCATGCTTATAGTCAAGCAGCTAATGCTTGTGTTGCCGATCGCAATTGCATCGCCGATGACTTAAAGCCCGACTGCGCCGatgctagcaacaacaacaagtacttTGCACTACAACAATGCGATCGCTTTTACTTCTgcgccaagctgcagctgcatgaaGGCATTTGTGGCAAGGGCTTTGTATTCGATGCTGCCAGCTCCACTTGTCAGCCAGGTGTGtgctaa
- the LOC108598228 gene encoding C-type lectin 37Db-like → MINFENQAELDNVIKHLEAKQNYWTDMHDMGKENEFISITTGAPLKDFPKILALFYIYYILIQSVIYTNEQVYIERTKSLEDHVQANAKPFEKILDKYYYISHYSLNWYAALHKCHELGAQLVVLQNQQQFDAIAKKLHKKQRYWLDLNDLAEEGKFVSMTTGRAANFTRWAKIEPNNLNHNENCAQLLYEKKHKQHFRMNDNECTDLCHFICETNSPSTITIVVW, encoded by the exons ATGATTAATTTTGAGAATCAAGCGGAGCTAGACAACGTTATCAAGCACTtggaagcaaagcaaaattattgGACAGACATGCACGATATGGGTAaagaaaatgaatttatatcgATTACCACAGGAGCGCCTTTGAAAGATTTTCCCAA aattcttgctttgttttatatttactacATTTTAATACAAAGTGTTATATATACTAATGAGCAAG TGTACATAGAGCGCACAAAAAGTCTGGAAGATCATGTGCAAGCTAATGCCAAGCCCTTTGAAAAAATACTGGATAAATATTACTATATAAGTCACTATAGTTTGAACTGGTATGCAGCATTGCACAAATGCCATGAGCTGGGCGCTCAGCTTGTTGTTttacaaaatcaacaacaattcgATGCCATTGCAAAGAAATTGCATAAGAAGCAACGTTATTGGTTAGATCTGAACGATTTGGCTGAGGAGGGTAAATTTGTTTCAATGACTACTGGTCGTGCTGCTAACTTTACGCGTTGGGCTAAAATTGagccaaataatttaaatcataatGAGAACTGTGCTCAGCTGCTGTATGAAAAAAAACATAAGCAACACTTTCGCATGAACGATAACGAATGCACTGATTTATGCCATTTTATATGCGAAACAAATAGTCCCAGCACAATCACAATTGTGGTTTGGTAA
- the LOC108598888 gene encoding uncharacterized protein LOC108598888 yields MLENIDCWLYILKYVDLKDQLSLTEISPILNTAVHLHWRHLKQALVSEQVLRRFERQPDELEDFLECASGALQRLTIKGATLQQLKCWQTAQFAKLKTLDCDLRYCEVEQADSETLLLTQLFPNLISLTLNSCCTGAYLWLWTQLQELHLICCESLDSSTFGRIFSTLPLRKLSLLYYGYSANLGEQVIAASHCATLEQLVIDDHHLLGDFLLNLLELPNFQRLAFYTRDYHEWLLQTTAKLQPLRVESLLFNDAFWSSTHVSNAILAMTNLQRLVLYDDDIETQLLAKLCAKLPRLKQLHLLKMRELPTATQIWDMVCNCGSLKLLNLSHSKLDPQFLELSQMAIKRVFYRRKTCLTLQLHQTFLANSAQQTIDALQHAKLHIIFDPVDLELWSTRFVEVQLKPIEN; encoded by the exons atgtTAGAGAACATCGACTGCTGGCTGTACATATTGAAATACGTGGATCTGAAGGATCAATTGTCGCTGACCGAAATCTCACCCATTTTGAATACAGCGGTGCATTTGCATTGGCGGCATCTGAAGCAGGCGCTGGTGAGCGAGCAAGTGCTGCGACGCTTTGAGCGGCAGCCAGATGAGCTGGAGGACTTTCTGGAATGCGCCAGTGGCGCGCTGCAGCGACTAACAATCAAAGGCGCCACATTGCAGCAATTGAAGTGCTGGCAGACGGCGCAATTTGCCAAACTGAAGACACTCGACTGTGATCTGCGCTACTGTGAGGTGGAGCAGGCAGACTCcgagacgctgctgctgacgcagcTGTTTCCCAACTTGATAAGCCTCACGCtgaacagctgctgcactggCGCGTACTTATGGCTGTGGACgcagctgcaggagctgcaCTTGATATGCTGCGAGTCGCTGGACAGCTCCACATTTGGACGCATCTTTAGCACGTTGCCGCTGCGCAAGCTTTCGCTGCTTTACTATGGCTACAGCGCCAATCTGGGCGAGCAGGTTATAGCTGCTTCGCATTGTGCCacgctggagcagctggtCATAGACGATCATCATTTGCTGGGCGACTTCCTGCTGAATCTGCTCGAGCTGCCCAATTTTCAGCGTTTGGCTTTCTACACGCGCGACTATCACGAGTGGCTGCTGCAAACCACAGCCAAGCTGCAGCCACTGCGCGTGGAGTCGCTGCTGTTCAACGACGCCTTCTGGAGCAGCACACATGTGAGCAACGCCATACTGGCCATGACCAATCTGCAGCGCTTGGTGCTATACGACGATGATATTGAgacgcagctgctggccaagctgtGCGCCAAGCTGCCGCGCCtgaagcagctgcatttgctcaAAATGCGTGAGCTGCCCACAGCCACACAAATCTGGGATATGGTTTGCAATTGTGGCAGCCTAAAGCTGCTGAATCTGTCGCACAGCAAGCTGGATCCGCAGTTTCTGGAACTAAGTCAAATGGCCATAAAGCGTGTGTTCTATAGACGCAAAACTTGCctcacgctgcagctgcatcaaACCTTCTTGGCCAACTCTGCGCAGCag ACCATCGATGCACTGCAGCATGCCAAGCTACACATCATATTCGATCCCGTCGATCTTGAGCTTTGGAGCACACGTTTCGTCGAAGTGCAATTGAAGCCCATTGAGAACTGA